The following DNA comes from Maylandia zebra isolate NMK-2024a linkage group LG6, Mzebra_GT3a, whole genome shotgun sequence.
TACGTCATGTTGAGctatgaaaatgtgaaaagtcAATAAAAGATAACAAATGGtggtttcaaaaatgttttattggtgctgtaattgaaaaaaaaatggatatTTGGGGGACCCATTGAAGTCTATACAACAAAATCGAAAAACATAAAGTCACcggccactttattagatacaccTGTTCACATTGTTTTAGCTAATCGACTGATCACATCGCAGCAGCTCGGTGCATTTAGGCCGGCAGGTATGCTCCAGATGACCTGCTGGAGTTTAAGGTGATTTCAATGTGGCGTTGTTGTTGGTACCAGGCGGACTGCTCTAAGcattcagaaactgctgatctactgggattttcctgcacagccatctctagggtttatagAGAATAAgcccaaaaaaagagagaaaatatccagtgagctggTTGCAGGTCTGAATGATTGTCAGAGAACATTCAACTGATGGGAAGGCAATAGCAGCTCAAATGAACACTGGTTACAATCATGATATGCGAAAGAGCCAACACTACATCAAGCTCTGAAGCAGCAGAACAAGCTGTTACTCCTATCAcctgagaacaggaaactgaggccacAATTCACACATGCTTCCTGAAATTGGACAATAGAagcttgtaaaaatgctgcctgGTCTGATTAGTCTCTATTTCTGAGACATTAAGATGGTAGGATCAGAGGTTTTGTGTAAATGACATGAAAGCGTGGATCCATCCTGCTTTTTATTAATGGTGCAGACTGTTGAAGTTGTAATAGTGTTTGAGATactttcttggcacactttgggccccttaTTACCAACTGACCATCGTTTACATGCCACAGCCTATCTGACTATTggtgctgaccatgtccatcccacCCAGCAGTAAAATACTCTTTATTCAGCATTTTTATCCGCGTAACCTTTTTACTCATTGTTCCCTTCACTTTTGCAGGATCACCACAGACTGTGGATGGAGTCAGCACCAAACTTTTCACTGATTTGTATAATCACAGCGAGGGACCTCAGGGTTTGGGATTCACACCGTCCTGCACAccatcaaaaaaaaaatggtcAAGTATTTCTGTAGCAGCACCGACATCAGGAGTACATGGGACCATGTTGTCTCTGCTTTCTGGCAGAGGTACCCAAACCCATTCAGGTACTCCAGCATTCTCATAATCAGTATTTTATCAAAGGTGCTCATTAGAAAACACTAGCAGCATGCCTTCAGATGTCAGTCCTCCTTCAGCCGTCACATGGAGAGCCATAAAATTTGCTACTAAAAATTAAGGTGCCAAAAAAACGAGTCCTTTTTGACTTTGGGATTACCATTGCTGGCTTTTACTTTTAGTGAACATTTGAATGCTGTGTGATATCTTTTAAATGCTTTCTATTTCCCCTGATCTCCTCACTAGTTGGAAAGTAGGAATTACATTAACTTTGCTGAACTGTGGtttagaaaatgtaaataattatGTAGTGCAATGTTTTAGTGTATTGTTTAATCATTCTTCAAAACTAGGCAGTCGTGCAGGTGATGCCTGTATATTGTTTCAATTTTGGAGGCTCGCAAGCAAAAATACGCTTGTCAGTCTTGAGTGAGATTGAGAACTGAGACAGTGTATCAGAGAAGCAAAACTAAGTTTGGCTGATCGAGGTGGGCAGGTGGTTTATgtgcttcttgttttttttatgcctGACTTAGACGACATCAGAATATTTTACTTgcatatatttttcttctttcttttggtGTATATTATGATGGTGCACTCTTTGAACGTACACTAGAAACAGATGAGAAGCCTCACAGTAACCCTGTAGGTGATGtggctgtgtgtttttgtgtcaccCAGCACCCATGTTCTCACGGAGGACGTCGTGTACCGGGAGGTAACAGCAGACCACCGGCTCCTCTCCAGACGGCTTCTAATGAAGACCAATCGATTGCCTCGCTGGGCGGAGCGGCTCTTCCCCGCCGGCATGTCTCGCTCTGTGTACATCATCGAGGACTCCATCGTGGACCCAGTGAACAAGAGCCTGACCACCTACACCTGGAACCTCAACCACACAACTCTCATGGTGAggctttgtgttgttgttgtttttttcctgccgTCTACTTGTTGAGCTGTTTCAGAGAGATTCTAATCAACACGCAGCCAGTTTCCTGTGTTATGCCTTTTTCCTGATGGGTTTTAATCATCATTGCCTTTGTGATCTTGTGTGGTGgagagaaattaaaattttcACTTGACTCTGCTTGTTTTTCTGCTGAAGTTGCTGTGAAAGTAGgtatgtgttgtttgtgttttgtttttttacatgtgAAACTGTGTAGGACTTCTGTCAAAGCTGTCATCTTGCTGCCATGATATAAGGAAAGTAATGTGGTCTGACATCACATCACTGTTGTGGTTACAGGTGTTGTAGAGTACTGTGGGTTGCCAGAGTCTGGCACAGACAATAACAGGAATAAAGAAATCAGTTCACACAAGGACAGAGGTCCTTATTTCGCACACGCATTTATACACACAactaaatgttatatttttatgatCTTTTCTTAAAACTTTAATGAAAACTGCACTACGTTACAACATACTTGATGAtgcttgtgtttttaatttgctgcAGTCTGAAACATGATGGCTTCATGGGAAAATATGGAAAACATTTTGAGACATGGTAGTTCTGTGCAGTTGTTGAGACAAAAACAGTTCTTCAAATCCTTCAAAGGCTTTTGCAGAAAGAAAGATCGTCTTTAGTGAAGTTACGTCTCCAGAAATCTTGTTGCCAAGACCACGAGTTACTTAAAATCCTGAAATGATGACTTCCATAGTAAATCTGTTGAGTTGCATCTTAGTTTATTATAACCTGCTGTCACTTTTCTTTCCCAATCAAGTCTGTTGAGGAGCGTTGTGTTTTCCAAGGCTCAGTGGAGCATCCAGCGACCACACAGCTGAAACGTGAGGCGTGGATATCCTCGAGCATTTATGGCTTCTCCAAACCCATTCAGGTACAGACAGACCCCAGCCAAaaccactgtatataaatgtgcCTGAGACCTGCATTCACTCTCATTGCCAGCAGAGGGCAACTCATGTAGCTGCAAGCAGACCTCTGTGAGGAAACAATCAGACTTCTTATTTGATTTAGGAGCTCAAAGTAAGCACTATCCTCCTACATTTTTGGACTTGGTTGCTAAATTCAAATCATGATGTTCCTTTTTAAAAGAAGTTATGATCCCGTGTTTAGTAAACTAAACAGAATAAAGATTTATTGTGCCGTTTTCTTAGTTTCTTAGTAAGAGCAACTGTTTGCGCTAACCATCTATAAATGTCTAACGTGCTAAATCTGCAAAttcaaaaaaaataatccacaAACCACACAGCGATGTCATGGTTGCTTCTCCcaacttttatatacagtctgtactCTGGCTTTCCTTTGTGTGATAGACACAAGACGGTAAATGAATTCTTTTCTTTCAGTAAGAGCCCATCTGCCCTTTAGGTAAGTTAGATGTCAGTCAGCACAGGAATGATATGAGTACTCTTAGAAGCATTTATTCGTCTGCTTTCATCTACTCTACGGCGGTTCAGATAGAATAGATGCAATTCTTTTCATTCTAGAGGCCGATGTCCTGAATTTTCAGATCTTTACTTTAGCGCTCATGCTAAAATAAAGTAGTGGGAGAAGTGAaattacagcaaaaaaacaaaacaaaaaataagtcTACTAAATTGGAATCATTAAATATGGAAGATGCCAGGCTTGTTTGGATATCCCCAGAGACTTGCAGTGACAAGACGGTGTTGTTTCCCAGACAATCTCCCCTGTGTAAAGCCATTTCCTGTTCTGTCTTCTCACAGGAGTTTGGTTTGGCTCGCTTCAAGAGCAACCAGGTGAAGGCCATGAAGGGGCTGGAATACGCGCTGTCCAACCTGCAGGGTATGTACACTTCATGTGTGTTCCAGCTGAAACAGGGCAGAGAGCAGGAGGAAaagcagaggaaaacaaaacagcttatttttaactgttgcCATTTCTGGAAGGGGGGAAAACTTAAACAGGAAATGGAGCTTTCTTTTCGCCCCAGAAACACAGGACTGCTGTCATAACAACCTGAAGGGGCTCACCCCTGCCACTCTGGACTCAACACTAAACTTCCCAGCATCCTGAAAATACATAATTGACAAATAGCCTGAAGAAATCTTACTCCTCCACGTGCCATGTGATAAAAGGCGGGGGGATGTGAAACCATGACAGCTACAGTCACAAATGGCACAATTTCCTAATTTAGGTTTGGACAGAAATAATTTAGGTAGTCAGTGTTGCATAAAGAGAGTTTAACAGAGTAAATCATAATGAGGGATGTATGAAGAGATGTattaaagaaacaacaacacttAGAGATGAACCATCTGCAGATGAGTCACTTTTTCTAGTGTTGATTTATCAGTTTCTCATATTGGGTAGGGTTTAGTTTAAAATAATAGGACACCAGCTAAACCTGAAAATGTTCACATttgagggattttttttaaaagtactgTAAGTCTGCGCACTACGAATAACCTCAAATAATTTGTACATTAAGTGTGGAAAGTCAAATTTAACCCCAAAGAATAAGATAATATTTACATTGTTCCAAACTGTGTGTTGTGCTGATGCAGCGTACGTGTGTCTTGATTGTGTGATTCCGTCCTGTTGCCACTTTTGTTGATGCCACTACAGGAATCGGCATCAGGCTGAGCGTCATGGTAAGTGTGCTAGGACTGAGGCATCCATCTGCCATCCCAGGCGTTGCCCGGGGGTTGTCACATgttgctgcacagagtagacaGCGTAGCTGAGGCAGTAACTTTTTACCCTGTCTGAGCAACAGTGATCTAAATAGTAGTTTAGAGTATAGAAGTAGATGTGTTGTTTAGTTGATTCTGATGTGATTCTTATTTTAAAACGAATTAAATACGGTTGTGATGTTTTGAGTCATCATCAACCACTGAAGGAATTTCATCAAATTTGGCAAACCTTCATGTAGAGAAGATCACACTCACTGGACTCTTTGTTAGGCAGGCCTGTTCAGatgcttgttaatgcaaatatctaatcagccaatcacgtgGAAGCAGCTGGGTGCCATTTAGGTATTTAGACCCAGTCAAGATAACCTGCTTAAATTCAAGCTGTGCATCATTATGAGGAGGAATTTAAGTGACTTTACATGTGCCGTGGTTGAGGGTGCCAGATGGGCCGGTCTGGGTATTTCAgtaactgctgatctgctgagaTTTTCGCAACCATTTCTACGTTTACAGAGaatgaaaaggagaaaatgtcCAGTGAGCTGCAGTTTTGCCTTGTTGGAGCCATAGGATCTGATAGGAAGGCGACAGTAACTCAAATTGTCTctcattagaatagaatagaatagcctttattgtcattgtacagggTTAGGGGTtatgtacaacgaaattggagtgccactcccttggtgcaagtttcaataataaatataaatgtaaaatataaaaagtacaaaaaaacaatcgtaagtactcaaacaatagtatgtacaatatatacagcatagcagcattaatataatgacagtatgaatagcagcataatataatgacagtgacggtatggaataggttcaattgtttttgtgcttatttactacggtggtagctctgggaaagaagctatccctgaatctgtttgtcctggttttatgtgacctgtaccgtcggcctgacggtaatagttcaaacagttggttgctggggtgagagtggtccttgatgatattgccagctctgctgaggtaccgagagtttgcagtgacctccaggctgggcagagagcagccagtgatcttctgggctgtgttgatgaccctctgcagtactttcctgtccgcagctgagcaccctgcataccatgttgttatgccatTACAACCAGAGAAGGCACAAGACCATCTTTGAATGTacaaccttgaagcagatagattacagcagcagaagaccacagcaGGTGCaatctgtcagctaagaacaggaaactcaggCTACAATTTACAcaagctcaccaaaattggacaatagaatTTGATGTAAACAACACAATGTATCCTTTGGGTCACTTCATACCAACTGTATAAGCTTACACTTCGTCTACATGTTTGGAAGAGAAGTGTAAGCTTGGGGCAGAGGGAAGGTTTTTCAGCCTTatcttcccatatggaaaagaaatagtaaaaacttatatgatttactcatgaaagtggccactttctcattactttcatatattttttttagtaagtatccaaaacatacaagtttcatacaagacagatacaaactttataagatttatatatatcttttccatatgggttaagCAAGAATCAATGTGAGCAGAGCGTTTATGAGAGCATTTTTAAGCACTGTTGCTCAGTCTTTGTTTGTACACGCACACCTTCAAAATAACGGCCCAGAGGCATTACCGAAACGGCTACAGAGTGGCAAAACTCACTTTTAGAAGGATTTCAGCATATGTTGTATTCTGGTGGTAAACACAATGATGAATTCGATTTTCTTAGTCAAAAAGGTTTGTCCTTACCTCGTTCATTTGTTAGGGAAATTGTCAGTGTAAAGGAGAAATCTATGGTTATGTGTTAGTTTGCTATTTAAGAGCACATACAGAGAGATGGACTGATGAGGGTGTGTTCAGAGGTCGTCAGGTCCTGAGATGTCtaaatgtaaacagccgtattTGTTTCATAACATAATGAATGAAAATCACCTGAAAtgccacagcacagaaacagaccGGAAGGTTATTTCCCACCCGTGTTTGTAGTCTGCAAGGACTCTTTAACGTTCAGGCAGTGTGGGTAAACCCAGACGACGGGAATGCTGAaatatttctgacattttgatcGCACACAggggtggattttttttttttattaacatggTTTCAGCAATGCTGGCAGCTAGATAAATAAGTTaaaaatttattaattaatttaaaaaaatgaactaatgaaatgaaaataaataactttaaaaaatacaaaatagtcAAAGgcgcttgcaaagaaaagcgtctggacttctttaagttgcttgaagacgtttcacctctcatccgagaagcttcttcagttctaaggtcaaatggtggagagtcccagaaataaacctagtgggagtgaccccccacagagggacaagaggaccccctgatgatcctctaatcgcctgagccaaggtgggaaactgggcgtgggtcccaatcagccagagtttcgggtgtgttcattgtgaaacctggccccaccttatcatgcgaattcctgaggtcagatggcccaggatgtgagtgggcgttaaggcgtctgggaagggatctcaaaactggattatagatggcagagagttggtgtcgtaaacccccgcctctgttcaaagatggtcgctcacagtggacatagatggcttctttcactcctctttcaaaccatctgtcctctctgtccaaaatgtaaacattggcatcctcgaaagagtgtcctttatccttaagatgcagatggactgctgagtcttgtcctgtggaggtggctcttctgtgttgtgccatgcgcttgtgaagtggctgtttggtctctccaatgtagaggtctgagcattcctcgctgcactgtacagcatacaccacattgttaagtttgtgtttaggcgttttgtctttcgggtgaaccagtttctgtctgagcgtgttgctgggtctgaaatacaccgggatgtcatgcttggagaaaactctcctgagtttctctgatacaccggctacataggggatgacaatgttgttgcgtctgtccttcttatcctccctctctggtgtctggtcttcttttctgtgcctctttgctgactttaagaacgcccatttaggatagccgcacgttttgagtgcttcctttacatgtgtgtgttccttctttttcccttcaggcttagagggaacatgttctgcccggtggtgtagggtcctaattactccaagtttgtgttccaaagggtgatgggagtcaaagaggaggtactggtccgtgtgtgtgggcttccggtaaacttcgatgttgagtttgccgttctcttcaatgtgcacagcgcattCCAGGAAAGGcagacagttgtcctttgtgtcttccctggtgaacttgatgtttttatccacagcgttgaTGTGcacagtgaaggattccacttcttgtgtcttgattttgacccaggtgtcgtccacatatctgtaccagtggctgggtactcttcctttgaaagagccaagagccttcctttccacttcctccatgtaaaggttggctacaataggtgacacgggggagcccatggcacagccatgtttttgtctgtaaaagccttcgttgtatttgaaatatgtagtggtgaggcagaggtctaacagtgtgcagatctgatcgggtgtgaagttggtcctgtcctccaaggagctgtcttcttgtaatcgttttctgacagtctccacggcctccgtggtgggtatgcaagtgaagagagagactacatcaaaggacaccatggtttcatctggatccacggtaagtttctggaccttgtcggtgaagtcggtggagttcttgatgtggtgtggggtgttccccacgagaggagcaaggatggtagcaaggtgtttagcaatgttataagtggctgagtttatgctactgactatgggtctgagtgggacagcttccttgtggatcTTAGGAAGTCCATagatgcagggtatggcatcccctgggtaaaggcggtgatatgtaaggcggtcaataattttgtccttttcaaagtcttgaaggcaagctataactttctttttgtagctgcttgtggggtcttgctttaaggcttcgtaggtattgttgtcactgaggagagtagtgatctttgtatggtaatctgtagtgtttaggaccacggtgcatcttcccttatcagctggtaaaacagtgatgttgtggtctttgctcagggaagcgacggccttcttttcctgtattgtgaggttggatggagggactttggcactggagagcgtggctgagactttcatcctgatttgctctgcttctgtctgtgataatttattaatccgtatggcagattctgtggctgtgatgaggtccactatgggcaactgttgtggagaaatggcaaaattgagtCCTTTGGCTAATACTTTCTTTTCAAGTTCAGTGAGAATCCTGTCTGAAAAGTTCTTAACCCATTTCTCCTGACTGGCAtcaggtgtgttttcttctctgggtTGTGTAGGTTCAGGATGaactttgactcccatcaccctttggaacacaaacttggagtaattaggaccctacaccaccgggcagaacatgttccctctaagcctgaaggaaaaaagaaggaacacacacatgtaaaggaagcactcaaaacgtgcggctatcctaaatgggcgttcttaaagtcagcaaagaggcacagaaaagaagaccagacaccagcgagggaggataagaaggacagacgcaacaacattgtcatcccctatgtagccggtgtatcagagaaactcaggagagttttctccaagcatgacatcccagtgtatttcagacccagcaacacgctcagacagaaactggttcacccgaaagacaaaacgccaaaacacagacttaacaatgtggtgtatgctgtacagtgcagcgaggaatgctcagacctctacattggagagatcaaacagccacttcacaagcgcatggcacaacacagaggagccacctccacaggacaagactcagcaatccatctgcatcttaaggataaaggacactccttcaaggatgccaatgttcacattttggacagagaggacagatggtttgaaagaggagtgaaagaagccatctatgtccactgtgagcgaccatctttgaacagaggcgggggtttacgacaccaactctctgccatctataatccagttttgagatcccttcccagacgccttaacgcccactcacatcctgggccatctgacttcaggaattcgcatgataaggtggggccaggtttcacaatgaacacacccgaaactctggctgattgggacccacacccagtttcccaccttggctcaggcgattagaggatcatcagggggtccttttgtccctctgtggggggtcactcccactaggtttatttctgggactctccaccatttgaccttagaactgaagaagcttctcggatgagaggtgaaacatcttcaagcaacttaaagaagtccagacgcttttctttgcaagcgcctttgactacgatgacctggatgactgagaaccttcacagacaaaatacaaaataatacttttttttttttttttttttttttccgcctgtcccatttggctctttagccatcagaattgttgtctgaaggatTTACTTTACCTattggatcatcatggccttgccatattggtccatttgattgacctttattataattatgcatttatttgatttgatccAAGATACAATCTTGGGatacaaaacatgttttcttaGACAGTTGGCATGCGAGTATCTGAAAGTACCACACGTCTCCAGAAGTTCATATCTTTGCTGATATGAATTTTACTATAGTTTGctgattggattttttttctttttaatattgcTTACTACATTTAAATCCAATAAGCaatttttgctttgtttaaaaaatgctgCCTTGAAAAAACGTGAGAGACTTTTGTTTTTGACCGTAAGGAGTCCCTCCCCGCTGTTATTGTCAGCGTTCAGACACACAAAGAGCCCTTTCCCTTTGACAGCGCTAACGCACACTCGCACTTCATATCTACGTCtcggtttaaaaaaataaaagtgcagaaTTGAAGGAAATGTATCTCCTTATCATCTCGTGTTTGAGTGGGGGGGGATCACTGTGTCTTTTTGTGACTCAGGTTGTTGTTCTCACACGAGGTTGTGGGGTTCATAGTCAGGGCAGACACAAATAGACTGTGCAGCCCCTGGCGCTAAATCCAGTATGAGGCTGTTCCTGACAGCATACAGATGAGGAGAGTGCAGACTTATTCAGTGAAGCCTTTTTAGAAAGGTCCTTGttgatatgtatttattttttgtatgtgtCACCTTACCTTTCCTTACCTTTAATGACTGTTAGAGGAAAGTCACAATTGTGATCATTAGGTCTGACTTAGTAACAGCGCTGAACTGAGTGAGCACTGTCTGGTAAAAGTTAACAAGTGCACGGAGAGGAGCTCACTTTATCTTCACTGTAGTAAAAGTATTCTCTTTGATTTTTGAAggcgtgtgtttctgtgtgcttGTTTCCTGTGGGTGGCTccgaaaacaacaacaagaacaaaaaaaggcagCACACTTCTCAAGCTACTAAATCATGAAAGTCACGAGAAAATCGGCCACAGAAGTGTCTGTGAGCATCCTGATCTCAGCAAGGATCTCGCAGTGTTGCTGATGCCTGTCGTCCTCGTTCTCTCCCGCCTCACCCTCGCTCTCTTCCCACAGGAGAGGCGCCCCAGCGGCTGCTCAGGGACACAGTGAAGGACGCGTCAGAAAAGGCCAAAGAAGCAGCCAAGACGCTGGCTTCAGCTGCTGCCGTCCCACAGAAACCCCGGCAGTTTATCTGAaagcactgtgtgtttgtgtgtctgtgtgtgtgtgtgtgtgtggactcgGCATGATTGCCTTTGATCATCTCGATCATCTTGAAGTTTTGCTGTATGCTCGCTGTTTACGATTTCTCTTAATAAGAAACAGTCTGACTCCTCTGTCGGGTTACCTCTGCTGACAAATCTGCTGTCAAAGACGATTATAAACATCGTTATTATCAGCACATATGCTTTCTTCTCATTGGCTCTTTCaagtttattatatttattaacaTATCATTTATTATTGAGCTCCAGCTAAAAGCTCAAATTAGACCAAATCACGATCACGTGACTTTGTAATTTTAATTTAACTTCATCGGTTAGTTATCAGAGCTGTAGTTGAATGCTTAACTGTACTTAAATGCTTTACGGTTCATTTTTTCAGGTTTGACACTGCAATAAACTGCAGAGAATATCTGTTACAGGTGTCAGCACACAGCGTCTGCTGTAATATCGTTCTTATGTTTGGAAAGCATATATGTTTCTGCCAGCAGGTCTGTACTGATGCATGGATAATCACAAGAAAATTTAAAGCTTTAGTAAAATCTTCTTTACTGTTgaagtttattttattgtaaaccaggggtgtcaaa
Coding sequences within:
- the LOC101473017 gene encoding PRELI domain-containing protein 1, mitochondrial isoform X1 — its product is MVKYFCSSTDIRSTWDHVVSAFWQRYPNPFSTHVLTEDVVYREVTADHRLLSRRLLMKTNRLPRWAERLFPAGMSRSVYIIEDSIVDPVNKSLTTYTWNLNHTTLMSVEERCVFQGSVEHPATTQLKREAWISSSIYGFSKPIQEFGLARFKSNQVKAMKGLEYALSNLQGEAPQRLLRDTVKDASEKAKEAAKTLASAAAVPQKPRQFI
- the LOC101473017 gene encoding PRELI domain-containing protein 1, mitochondrial isoform X2 translates to MVKYFCSSTDIRSTWDHVVSAFWQRYPNPFSTHVLTEDVVYREVTADHRLLSRRLLMKTNRLPRWAERLFPAGMSRSVYIIEDSIVDPVNKSLTTYTWNLNHTTLMSVEERCVFQGSVEHPATTQLKREAWISSSIYGFSKPIQEFGLARFKSNQVKAMKGLEYALSNLQGIGIRLSVMERRPSGCSGTQ